The Engystomops pustulosus chromosome 4, aEngPut4.maternal, whole genome shotgun sequence genome contains a region encoding:
- the LRRN3 gene encoding leucine-rich repeat neuronal protein 3, whose protein sequence is MREIKLRINLLVGLTITALVQATQKKMDCPELCACEIRPWFTPRSIYIEAFTVDCNALDLYSIPDRLPANTEVLLLQANNIEEIKNADHFPVNLTGLDLSQNNLSSLVNINFTNAHQVLSVYLEENKLVELTEECFSGLGNLQELYINHNLISTISPKAFAGVGNLLRLHLNSNRLQVVNSRWFDGLPHLEILMIGENPIIKIEDMNFKPLINLRSLVLAGINLTEISDNAFVGLENLESISFYDNRFVNVPSVALQKVLNLKFLDLNKNPIRRIQRGDFSNMLYLKELGINNMPELVSIDSLAIENLPELRKIEATNNPKLAFIHPNAFYRLPKLETLMLNSNSLSALYKSTIDALPNLKELGIHSNPIRCDCVNRWINMNKTNIRFMETDSLFCVDPPEFQGQNVRHIHFREMMEICLPLIAPQSFPSNLDLSTGSSVSLHCRATAEPEPDIYWITPLGSKLQSNTINGPFYVHAEGTLEITSISILEAGLYTCVAKNLVGADLKTVMITVDGFLPENDNGSVSIDIKEVQSNSVLVSWSSRSKILKSSVQWIASLNAEYTRIAHSVRMPSDVKQYNLTRLSPLTQYKICIDVPTIYQQAEKQCINVTTRGMDTMRKRNESFKTTALIIIMFSLFGIITVAYFFNYISLYLSRFSEQKCSENLLQTPPFAYNDLYPPLLSLWNLDNESTALEVKSTVIQVPSMMP, encoded by the coding sequence ATGAGGGAAATAAAACTGAGAATAAACCTGCTGGTTGGACTAACAATCACTGCACTGGTGCAGGCTACTCAGAAAAAGATGGATTGTCCAGAGCTGTGCGCGTGTGAAATTCGACCGTGGTTTACGCCGAGATCTATTTATATTGAAGCTTTCACAGTGGATTGCAATGCATTAGATCTTTACAGCATCCCTGACAGACTCCCAGCAAACACAGAGGTCTTACTTTTACAGGCTAATAACATTGAAGAAATTAAAAATGCGGATCATTTTCCAGTAAATCTTACTGGGCTGGATTTATCACAGAACAATCTGTCCTCTTTGGTCAATATCAATTTCACAAATGCCCATCAGGTACTTTCTGTATACCTAGAGGAAAATAAACTAGTGGAACTGACAGAGGAATGCTTCTCTGGACTGGGAAATTTACAAGAGCTCTACATTAATCATAACTTGATATCCACTATTTCTCCAAAAGCATTTGCTGGGGTTGGCAATTTGCTGAGGCTTCACCTTAACTCAAACAGATTGCAAGTGGTTAATAGTCGCTGGTTTGATGGACTGCCACATCTGGAGATCCTCATGATTGGGGAAAATCCAATAATCAAAATCGAAGATATGAACTTTAAGCCTCTTATCAATCTGCGCAGCCTGGTTTTAGCAGGAATAAATCTTACAGAAATATCTGATAATGCCTTCGTAGGCCTAGAAAATTTGGAAAGCATTTCGTTTTATGACAACAGATTTGTCAATGTCCCCTCTGTTGCACTTCAAAAGGTTTTGAACCTTAAATTTTTGGATCTAAATAAAAACCCTattaggagaatacaaagaggagATTTTAGCAATATGTTATACTTGAAAGAGCTTGGCATTAATAACATGCCTGAGCTAGTTTCAATAGACAGTCTTGCCATTGAAAATTTGCCCGAGCTGAGAAAAATAGAAGCAACCAATAACCCAAAACTGGCCTTCATTCATCCCAATGCATTCTATCGACTTCCTAAATTAGAAACACTTATGCTCAACAGCAATTCTCTCAGCGCCCTATATAAAAGCACCATAGATGCTTTGCCCAACCTTAAGGAATTAGGAATACACAGTAACCCAATCAGATGCGATTGTGTAAACCGCTGGATAAACATGAATAAAACAAACATCCGTTTTATGGAAACTGATTCATTGTTTTGTGTTGACCCACCTGAATTTCAAGGTCAGAATGTTAGACATATACATTTCAGGGAAATGATGGAAATATGCTTACCTCTCATTGCTCCGCAGAGCTTTCCCTCGAATTTGGATTTAAGTACTGGCAGCTCTGTTTCATTACATTGCCGAGCTACAGCAGAACCAGAGCCAGACATTTACTGGATCACACCCTTGGGTTCTAAGCTTCAATCCAACACAATCAATGGCCCATTTTATGTCCATGCTGAAGGAACATTGGAAATTACCAGCATAAGTATCTTAGAAGCTGGACTGTATACTTGTGTGGCAAAGAACCTGGTTGGCGCAGATTTAAAAACAGTCATGATCACTGTAGATGGATTCCTTCCAGAAAATGACAATGGATCAGTGAGTATAGACATTAAGGAAGTACAAAGTAATTCAGTTTTGGTGTCTTGGAGTTCTAGGTCCAAGATCTTGAAATCTAGTGTGCAGTGGATTGCCTCCCTGAATGCAGAATACACTAGAATTGCTCACAGTGTTCGAATGCCATCAGACGTCAAACAATACAACTTAACACGCCTGAGTCCTCTGACCCAATACAAGATTTGCATAGATGTACCCACCATCTATCAGCAGGCAGAAAAGCAATGCATTAATGTTACCACAAGGGGAATGGATACCATGAGAAAACGCAATGAGTCTTTTAAAACAACGGCTCTGATTATTATCATGTTTAGTTTGTTTGGCATCATTACCGTGGCTTACTTTTTCAACTATATATCGTTATACTTGAGTCGGTTTTCTGAgcagaaatgcagtgaaaatctTCTGCAAACACCACCATTTGCTTACAATGACCTTTACCCTCCGTTGCTGAGCCTTTGGAATCTTGACAATGAAAGCACAGCTCTAGAAGTTAAATCTACAGTAATACAAGTACCCAGTATGATGCCATGA